In a genomic window of Meleagris gallopavo isolate NT-WF06-2002-E0010 breed Aviagen turkey brand Nicholas breeding stock chromosome 1, Turkey_5.1, whole genome shotgun sequence:
- the CHRDL2 gene encoding chordin-like protein 2 yields MPGPDMFCDFNGKKYSPGESWHPYLEPQGLMYCIRCSCSENGNTRCYRIQCPALQCASPVTDPQQCCPRCLEPNSPSGLRAPVRSCQYNGTTYQQGEMFTTSELFPSRQPNQCVQCSCSEGQIYCGLVTCPELLCSNPLTVPDSCCQVCKDGSYEKSAEEEPLQLNRGVRHSQDQCLGEAMNRKPPGATASTVLSSSLEFIPRSFKPKGGGGTTVKIVLKEKHKKACVYNGKTYSHGEVWHPVFRLYGLLPCILCTCRDGVQDCQKITCPKEYPCDSPEKVDGKCCKICPETRVKPTDEIVTERCGKTPNHVLVYMFVPPSSENSKEILRTVAIEKELTEEVEIYNWKLIKGIFHLIQTKKISKQEFKQEAQNFRLITRTNEGHWNIFQAQTSELRMTESPEKETKNL; encoded by the exons GGCCGGATATGTTCTGCGACTTCAATGGCAAGAAGTATAGCCCAGGTGAGAGCTGGCACCCCTACCTGGAGCCGCAGGGGCTGATGTACTGCATCCGCTGCAGCTGCTCCGAG AATGGCAACACGAGGTGCTATCGGATCCAGTGCCCCGCTCTGCAATGTGCCAGTCCCGTCACGGacccccagcagtgctgcccacgGTGTCTCG AGCCAAATTCCCCTTCTGGTCTCCGGGCACCTGTCAGATCCTGCCAGTACAATGGGACAACGTACCAGCAAGGAGAGATGTTCACCACCAGTGAGCTCTTCCCGAGCCGCCAGCCCAACCAGtgtgtgcagtgcagctgctcT GAAGGCCAGATTTACTGTGGCTTGGTGACctgcccagagctgctgtgctccaaTCCCCTAACCGTGCCAGACTCCTGCTGCCAGGTCTGCAAAG ATGGCTCGTATGAGAAGTCTGCGGAAGAGGAACCCCTGCAGTTAAACAGAGGTGTT AGGCACTCACAAGACCAGTGCTTGGGGGAAGCAATGAACAGAAAGCCACCTGGAGCCACCGCATCCACCGTGCTCAGTTCCTCACTGGAGTTCATCCCCCGGAGCTTCAAACCCAAGGGGGGAGGTGGCACCACCGTGAAGATCGTTTTGAAAGAGAAGCACAAGAAAG cCTGTGTTTACAATGGGAAGACCTACTCCCATGGAGAAGTGTGGCACCCCGTCTTCCGGCTCTATGGGCTCCTGCCCTGCATCCTgtgcacctgcagggatggtgtCCAGGACTGCCAGAAGATCACATGCCCCAAGGAGTATCCATGTGACTCTCCGGAAAAAGTAGATGGGAAGTGCTGTAAAATATGTCCAG AAACCAGAGTCAAACCCACTGATGAAATCGTCACTGAGAGATGTGGCAAGACCCCCAACCACGTCCTGGTGTACATGTTTGTGCCACCAAGCTCCGAGAACTCCAAGGAGATCCTGAGGACAGTCGCTATTGAGAAGGAGCTCACGGAAGAGGTGGAAATCTATAACTGGAAGCTGATTAAAG GGATATTTCACTTGATCCAAACCAAGAAGATCAGCAAGCAGGAATTCAAGCAAGAAGCACAGAACTTCAGGCTGATCACCAGGACGAATGAAG GTCACTGGAACATCTTCCAAGCCCAGACATCAGAGCTGAGGATGACAGAGAgtccagagaaagaaacaaagaacttgtaa